From the Exiguobacterium aurantiacum genome, one window contains:
- a CDS encoding carbon starvation CstA family protein: protein MITFFIALAILFVGYKVYGSYVEKTFGIKEERTTPAYASQDGIDYVPMGKKRNSMIQLLNIAGVGPIFGPIMGALYGPVAFLWIVFGSIFAGAVHDYLTGMISLRNNGAHLPQLAEKFLGRSLRHVVNGFALLLLLLVGTVFVTSPSNMINNLFDGNATTLTIVIFGIFAYYILATLLPVDKIIGRIYPFFGALLMISAIGIAVSLFAQGYKIPEMTLTNMHPDGLPIWPLLFFTISCGALSGFHATQSPIISRTTMKESNGREIFYGMMIVEAVIAMIWAGAAMAIFEPGELLGLIQTGTPALVVQEVATLMLGSIGGTLAILGVIVLPITSGDTAFRSARMIIADYMKVAQKKFSSRLWIALPLFAISYVLTNMDFQMLWQYFNWANQTTAVIALFVGSMYLYIKGRNHYIALIPGTFMLYAVWFYILTAPIGFKMDGVIPYVIATIGTITLLVLFHMRAKAMRAQNMECDVPVKDVA, encoded by the coding sequence ATGATTACATTCTTTATTGCCTTGGCGATTCTATTCGTCGGGTACAAAGTGTACGGCAGCTACGTCGAGAAGACGTTCGGCATCAAGGAAGAGCGGACGACGCCTGCCTATGCGTCACAGGACGGCATCGACTACGTGCCGATGGGGAAAAAACGGAACTCGATGATTCAACTGTTGAACATCGCCGGCGTCGGACCGATTTTCGGACCAATTATGGGGGCGCTCTACGGACCGGTCGCGTTTCTGTGGATCGTCTTCGGATCGATTTTCGCGGGCGCTGTGCACGACTATTTGACGGGCATGATCTCGCTTCGCAACAACGGGGCGCACTTGCCGCAGCTCGCCGAGAAGTTCCTCGGTCGCTCGCTTCGCCACGTCGTCAACGGTTTCGCACTCTTACTCTTGCTTCTTGTCGGGACGGTGTTCGTCACGTCACCGAGTAACATGATCAACAACTTGTTCGACGGTAACGCGACGACACTCACAATCGTCATCTTCGGCATCTTTGCCTACTACATCTTGGCGACGCTGCTCCCGGTCGATAAGATCATCGGGCGCATCTACCCGTTCTTCGGGGCGCTGCTTATGATCAGTGCCATCGGGATTGCTGTCAGTCTGTTCGCACAAGGCTACAAGATTCCAGAAATGACGCTCACGAACATGCACCCGGACGGCTTGCCGATCTGGCCGCTCCTTTTCTTCACGATCTCGTGTGGGGCGCTCTCAGGCTTCCACGCCACGCAGTCACCGATCATCTCGCGGACGACGATGAAAGAGAGTAACGGCCGTGAAATCTTCTACGGCATGATGATCGTCGAAGCGGTCATCGCCATGATTTGGGCGGGTGCCGCGATGGCTATCTTTGAACCAGGCGAACTGCTCGGATTGATTCAAACCGGTACGCCGGCACTCGTCGTCCAAGAAGTGGCGACACTCATGCTCGGCAGTATCGGCGGCACACTCGCCATTCTTGGCGTCATCGTCTTACCGATCACGTCAGGGGACACGGCGTTCCGTAGTGCGCGGATGATCATCGCCGACTACATGAAAGTCGCGCAGAAGAAGTTCTCGTCACGTCTTTGGATCGCGTTGCCACTCTTCGCGATCTCATACGTGCTCACGAACATGGACTTCCAGATGCTCTGGCAATACTTCAACTGGGCCAACCAGACGACGGCGGTCATCGCCTTGTTCGTCGGTTCGATGTACCTCTACATCAAAGGGCGCAACCATTACATCGCGCTCATCCCGGGGACGTTCATGTTGTACGCCGTCTGGTTCTACATTTTGACGGCACCGATCGGCTTCAAGATGGATGGGGTCATCCCGTACGTCATCGCCACCATCGGGACGATCACGTTGCTCGTCTTGTTCCACATGCGCGCCAAAGCGATGCGGGCACAAAATATGGAATGTGACGTCCCGGTGAAGGATGTCGCATAA
- the trhA gene encoding PAQR family membrane homeostasis protein TrhA produces the protein MDQEKLKDMLHADTLGEEIASAITHGLGVIFSIVALILLVMTATETGSTGNVIAVSVFGASMILLYLFSTLMHAIPHPRAKRVLQVFDHAGIYLLIAGSYTPFALVSLKGTLGWTLFGIVWGVAVLGVVWKLFSTGKYMWVSNVTYLGLGWICLIAIRPLYESLGHNGFMLLLAGGIAYSVGIVFYMWQKLPFNHAIWHMFVLAGSVLVFLSILLYVAPNTGL, from the coding sequence ATGGATCAAGAGAAGCTAAAAGACATGCTCCATGCCGACACGCTCGGGGAAGAGATTGCGAGCGCCATCACCCATGGGCTTGGTGTCATCTTCAGCATCGTCGCGCTCATACTGCTTGTCATGACGGCAACGGAGACGGGAAGCACAGGTAACGTCATCGCAGTGAGCGTGTTCGGGGCATCGATGATTTTACTGTACCTATTCTCGACACTCATGCATGCGATTCCACATCCCCGGGCGAAACGCGTGCTCCAAGTGTTCGACCATGCGGGGATTTACTTACTCATTGCGGGAAGTTATACGCCGTTCGCGCTCGTGTCGCTCAAAGGGACGCTCGGTTGGACATTGTTCGGAATCGTCTGGGGCGTCGCCGTGCTGGGGGTCGTCTGGAAACTGTTCTCGACGGGGAAATACATGTGGGTGTCGAACGTGACGTATCTCGGTCTCGGCTGGATTTGTCTCATCGCCATCCGTCCGCTGTACGAGTCGCTCGGTCATAACGGCTTCATGTTACTCCTTGCCGGAGGGATCGCCTATTCGGTCGGGATCGTCTTTTACATGTGGCAGAAACTGCCGTTCAACCATGCGATTTGGCATATGTTCGTCC